One stretch of Roseovarius mucosus DNA includes these proteins:
- a CDS encoding MFS transporter yields the protein MPILAFLRDNAPWLTAGVLLTFLSSFGQTYFISIFAGEIRESFGLSHGQWGGIYMLGTTASALVMVWAGGLTDLFRVRRLAPLVLLLMVGACLFMAANPVWWLLPLVIFALRFTGQGMLSHLAVVAMARWFVAARGKALSVATLGFALGEAFLPLIFVSLLAIYDWRVLWVGAALVATLGIPLLLALLAKERTPQSWAESSQSLGMDARHWTRRQTLRHSLFWFMVPALLGPSAFNTAFFFHQVHIAEVKGLSHVALVAMFPAYTAVGIGAMILSGWALDRLGTARLLPFMQLPMVAAFLLFAVSGGPGLLLLGFVCLALTTGANSTLPNAFWAEFYGTAHLGSIKAMAAAVMVLGSAIGPGVTGLGIDLGLGIETQFVLIAGYFVFASGMMTIGILRARGALTV from the coding sequence ATGCCGATTCTCGCCTTTCTCCGTGACAATGCGCCCTGGCTCACCGCCGGGGTCTTGCTGACCTTCCTGAGCAGTTTCGGGCAGACCTATTTCATCTCGATTTTTGCCGGTGAAATCCGCGAGAGTTTTGGCCTCAGCCATGGGCAATGGGGTGGCATCTATATGCTGGGCACCACGGCATCGGCGCTGGTGATGGTTTGGGCCGGGGGGCTGACGGATCTTTTTCGTGTGCGCAGGCTAGCGCCGCTGGTTCTGCTTCTCATGGTCGGGGCCTGTCTCTTTATGGCGGCCAATCCGGTCTGGTGGCTGTTGCCGCTGGTGATCTTTGCGCTGCGCTTTACCGGACAGGGCATGCTGAGCCATCTGGCCGTGGTCGCCATGGCGCGCTGGTTCGTGGCCGCGCGCGGCAAGGCGCTCTCTGTCGCGACCTTGGGCTTTGCGCTGGGCGAGGCGTTTTTGCCGCTTATCTTCGTGTCACTCTTGGCGATTTATGACTGGCGCGTGCTTTGGGTTGGCGCGGCGCTGGTTGCGACATTGGGCATCCCGCTCTTGCTGGCGCTCTTGGCCAAGGAACGCACCCCGCAAAGCTGGGCTGAAAGCAGCCAGTCGCTGGGTATGGATGCGCGCCACTGGACCCGCCGCCAGACGCTGCGGCACTCTCTTTTTTGGTTCATGGTGCCGGCGCTCTTGGGCCCTTCCGCCTTCAACACCGCGTTCTTTTTCCATCAGGTGCATATCGCTGAGGTCAAAGGCCTAAGCCATGTGGCACTGGTGGCGATGTTCCCGGCCTATACGGCGGTGGGCATTGGCGCGATGATCCTGTCGGGCTGGGCGTTGGACCGATTGGGCACAGCACGGCTTTTGCCCTTCATGCAACTGCCGATGGTCGCGGCGTTCCTGCTCTTTGCCGTCTCGGGGGGGCCGGGCCTCTTGCTGTTGGGGTTCGTGTGTCTGGCGCTGACCACGGGGGCCAATAGCACCTTGCCCAATGCCTTTTGGGCGGAATTCTATGGCACCGCCCATCTGGGAAGCATCAAGGCCATGGCCGCCGCCGTCATGGTTCTGGGATCGGCCATTGGGCCGGGGGTGACTGGGCTAGGGATTGATCTTGGCCTTGGGATCGAGACGCAATTCGTGCTCATCGCGGGTTATTTCGTCTTTGCCAGCGGGATGATGACCATCGGGATCTTGCGCGCACGCGGGGCGCTGACGGTCTAA
- a CDS encoding Lrp/AsnC family transcriptional regulator, which produces MSLDPTDRRLLHVLQRRGRISNADLAEEVNLSASACHRRVQRLESDGYIKGYVALLDPRKMGVPATIFVEITLTTQADEVLDAFEKAVARVPDVLECHLTAGTADYILKVVAEDTEDFARIHRQYLTRLPGVAKMQSSFALRTVFKTTALPL; this is translated from the coding sequence ATGTCCCTCGATCCGACAGATCGTCGCTTGTTGCATGTCCTTCAGCGGCGCGGGCGCATTTCCAACGCCGACCTCGCAGAAGAGGTCAATCTCTCCGCCTCTGCCTGTCACCGCCGCGTTCAGCGCCTTGAATCCGATGGGTATATCAAGGGCTATGTCGCTCTGCTTGACCCGCGCAAGATGGGCGTGCCCGCCACGATTTTTGTCGAGATTACGCTTACCACGCAGGCAGACGAGGTGCTCGACGCCTTTGAAAAGGCGGTGGCGCGGGTGCCCGATGTGCTGGAATGTCACCTCACCGCCGGCACTGCCGACTATATCCTCAAGGTCGTCGCAGAGGATACCGAGGATTTCGCGCGTATCCACCGCCAATACCTGACCCGGCTGCCCGGCGTGGCGAAAATGCAATCAAGCTTTGCCCTGCGCACCGTGTTCAAGACCACCGCGCTGCCGCTCTGA
- the gyrB gene encoding DNA topoisomerase (ATP-hydrolyzing) subunit B, protein MSEPAAAPEEYGADSIKVLKGLEAVRKRPGMYIGDTDDGSGLHHMVYEVVDNGIDEALAGHADAVNVTIHADSSVSVSDNGRGIPVDIHEGEGVSAAEVIMTQLHAGGKFDSNSYKVSGGLHGVGVSVVNALSEWLELRIWRNGKEHYARFEGGFTVESLRVVGDANGRKGTEVRFLASTETFSNLEYIFETLEKRLRELAFLNSGVRIILTDERPTEPLRSELFYEGGVKEFVKYLDRHKSPAMPDPIFITGERDDIGIEVAMWWNDSYHETVLPFTNNIPQRDGGTHLAGFRGALTRTINTYAQTSGIAKKEKVTFTGDDAREGLTCVLSVKVPDPKFSSQTKDKLVSSEVRPAVEGLVGEKLAEWFEENPQVARVIVGKIIEAAHAREAARKARELTRRKNPMDVNFLAGKLKDCSSKDPSKTELFLVEGDSAGGSAQTGRDRGTQAVLPLRGKILNVERARFDRMLGSQEIGNLVMALGTGIGRDEFDIKKLRYHKIVIMTDADVDGAHIRTLLLTFFYRQMPELIEGGYLYIAQPPLYKVMRGKSEVYLKDQGGLEDYLIAQGTTDAALRLGSGEEIAGPDLVRVVEEARQARRILEAFPTHYPRHILEQAAIAEAFLPGRVDSDLQGVADTVAARLDMISNEYERGWQGRPTQDKGLRLSRTVRGVEEMRTLDGPVLRGGEARKLAQLTAPLRDIYRERATLIRKDRAQAIYGPLDLLDAILKEGEKGLSLQRYKGLGEMNPNQLWETTLDPEARTLLQVKIDDVAEADDLFTKLMGDVVEPRREFIQDNALNVANLDF, encoded by the coding sequence ATGTCCGAACCCGCCGCCGCACCCGAAGAATATGGTGCTGATTCCATCAAGGTTCTCAAGGGGTTAGAGGCAGTCCGCAAGCGTCCGGGGATGTATATCGGGGATACCGATGATGGCTCTGGTCTGCACCATATGGTTTATGAGGTCGTGGACAACGGCATTGACGAGGCCTTGGCCGGTCATGCCGATGCCGTCAACGTCACGATCCATGCCGACTCTTCGGTTTCGGTCAGCGACAATGGGCGTGGCATTCCGGTAGATATTCACGAAGGCGAGGGCGTATCTGCGGCAGAGGTCATCATGACCCAACTGCACGCAGGCGGCAAATTCGACAGCAATTCCTACAAGGTGTCGGGTGGTCTGCACGGCGTGGGCGTGTCGGTTGTGAATGCCCTGTCTGAGTGGCTGGAATTGCGCATCTGGCGCAACGGCAAGGAACACTATGCCCGGTTCGAGGGGGGCTTTACCGTTGAATCCCTGCGTGTGGTGGGCGATGCCAACGGGCGCAAGGGCACCGAGGTACGCTTTCTCGCCTCAACAGAAACCTTCTCTAATCTCGAATACATCTTTGAGACACTGGAAAAGCGTCTGCGTGAACTGGCCTTTCTCAATTCCGGGGTGCGGATCATCCTGACGGATGAGCGCCCGACAGAGCCGCTCCGCTCGGAGTTGTTCTATGAAGGCGGCGTCAAGGAATTTGTCAAATACCTCGACCGTCACAAATCCCCCGCTATGCCAGACCCGATCTTTATCACCGGCGAGCGGGACGATATCGGCATCGAAGTGGCGATGTGGTGGAATGACAGCTATCACGAAACGGTTCTGCCCTTTACCAACAACATCCCGCAGCGCGATGGCGGCACCCATTTGGCGGGCTTTCGTGGTGCGCTGACCCGCACCATCAACACCTATGCCCAGACCAGCGGCATCGCCAAAAAGGAAAAAGTCACCTTTACCGGCGATGACGCCCGCGAGGGTCTGACCTGTGTTCTCTCGGTCAAGGTGCCTGATCCGAAATTCTCATCCCAGACCAAGGATAAACTTGTCAGCTCCGAGGTGCGACCGGCGGTCGAGGGGTTGGTGGGCGAAAAACTTGCCGAATGGTTCGAGGAAAACCCACAGGTGGCCCGCGTCATCGTGGGCAAGATCATCGAGGCGGCCCATGCCCGCGAGGCTGCGCGCAAGGCGCGCGAACTGACGCGGCGCAAGAATCCGATGGATGTCAATTTCCTTGCGGGGAAACTCAAGGATTGCTCGTCCAAGGACCCTTCCAAGACCGAGCTTTTCCTCGTCGAGGGTGACAGCGCCGGTGGCTCGGCTCAGACTGGGCGTGATCGAGGCACGCAGGCGGTTTTGCCCCTGCGCGGCAAGATCCTCAATGTCGAGCGTGCCCGCTTTGACCGGATGCTGGGCAGTCAGGAAATCGGCAATCTGGTGATGGCTTTGGGCACCGGCATTGGCCGGGACGAATTCGACATCAAGAAACTGCGCTACCACAAGATCGTCATCATGACCGATGCCGATGTGGACGGCGCGCATATCCGCACCTTGCTGCTTACCTTCTTTTACCGGCAGATGCCGGAGCTGATCGAAGGCGGATACCTCTATATCGCGCAACCGCCGCTCTACAAGGTGATGCGCGGCAAGTCCGAAGTGTATCTCAAGGATCAGGGCGGGCTGGAGGATTATCTGATTGCCCAAGGCACCACCGATGCCGCCCTGCGCCTTGGCTCGGGCGAGGAGATCGCCGGCCCCGACCTCGTGCGCGTGGTCGAAGAAGCGCGGCAGGCGCGCCGTATCCTAGAGGCCTTCCCAACCCACTATCCCCGCCACATCCTTGAACAGGCCGCGATTGCCGAGGCGTTCTTGCCCGGTCGCGTGGACAGTGACCTGCAAGGCGTGGCGGATACCGTGGCGGCCCGGCTCGACATGATTTCCAACGAATACGAACGCGGCTGGCAGGGGCGCCCGACCCAGGACAAGGGCCTGCGCCTGTCGCGCACCGTCCGCGGAGTCGAGGAAATGCGCACGCTCGACGGCCCCGTTCTGCGCGGCGGCGAGGCGCGCAAGCTGGCACAATTGACTGCGCCGCTGCGCGATATCTACCGCGAGCGCGCCACGCTCATCCGCAAGGACCGGGCGCAGGCCATATATGGCCCTCTCGACCTCTTGGATGCGATCCTGAAAGAGGGCGAAAAGGGCCTGAGCCTGCAACGCTACAAAGGCTTGGGCGAAATGAACCCCAATCAGCTTTGGGAAACCACGCTTGATCCCGAGGCGCGCACGCTTCTTCAGGTCAAGATCGACGATGTGGCCGAGGCCGACGATCTCTTTACCAAGCTGATGGGCGACGTCGTCGAACCGCGTCGCGAGTTCATCCAAGATAACGCGCTCAACGTCGCAAATCTGGATTTCTGA
- a CDS encoding branched-chain amino acid aminotransferase, translated as MATGTNIRTYFNGAWHEGDPAVIRAADHGAWLGTTVFDGARYVDGIAPDLDRHCARVNASARALMITPTVEAADMVEMVWEGLRAYPKEAAVYIRPMYWALEGGDLGIVPKEGATGFAISLEEIPMPPQGFSTTLGRTRFRRPVLEDAVVNAKAGCLYPNNARMLKEARGRGFGNALVADALGNVAETATANVFAVKDGAVFTPIPNGTFLAGITRARHIENMRREGIEVHETVMSFDDFHAADEVFLSGNLMKVTPVSAFEDTQYTLGPVTEKVRQMYWDWAHSAN; from the coding sequence ATGGCGACGGGCACGAATATTCGCACCTATTTCAACGGGGCCTGGCACGAGGGCGATCCGGCAGTGATCCGGGCGGCGGATCACGGGGCATGGCTTGGAACGACGGTGTTTGATGGCGCGCGCTATGTCGATGGAATTGCCCCCGATCTTGATCGGCATTGCGCCCGCGTCAATGCCTCGGCCCGTGCTCTGATGATCACGCCAACGGTCGAGGCGGCAGACATGGTCGAGATGGTGTGGGAGGGATTGCGCGCCTATCCCAAGGAGGCGGCGGTTTATATCCGGCCGATGTATTGGGCCCTAGAGGGGGGCGATCTGGGGATTGTGCCCAAAGAGGGTGCCACGGGCTTTGCCATCAGTCTTGAGGAAATCCCGATGCCGCCGCAGGGGTTCAGCACAACACTTGGGCGCACGCGGTTCCGGCGTCCGGTGCTCGAGGACGCGGTGGTCAATGCCAAGGCGGGCTGTCTCTATCCCAACAACGCACGGATGCTGAAAGAGGCGCGCGGGCGTGGTTTTGGCAATGCGCTGGTGGCGGATGCGCTGGGCAATGTGGCCGAAACCGCAACCGCAAATGTGTTTGCCGTCAAGGATGGTGCGGTTTTCACCCCCATTCCCAACGGCACGTTTCTGGCCGGGATCACCCGCGCGCGCCATATCGAGAATATGCGCCGCGAGGGGATCGAGGTGCATGAAACGGTGATGAGTTTCGACGATTTTCACGCGGCGGATGAGGTATTCCTATCCGGCAACCTGATGAAGGTGACGCCTGTTTCAGCCTTTGAAGACACACAGTATACCCTTGGGCCGGTCACCGAAAAGGTACGCCAGATGTATTGGGATTGGGCGCATTCCGCGAATTGA
- a CDS encoding ABC transporter ATP-binding protein, producing the protein MAKLDYDGPILEIENLSISFFTRLREIPAVMDFSVTVQPGEAVGLVGESGCGKSTVALGVMQDLGVNGRIVGGSVRFKGRDLAKMSAAELRDIRGNEIAMIYQEPMASLNPAMRIGKQLIEVPMIHEGISESEAWVRALEVVRDVKLPDPERIMRSYPHQLSGGQQQRIVIAMALMSKPSLLILDEPTTALDVTVEAAVVELVKDLGKKYGTSMLFISHNLGLVLETCDRICVMYSGEAVETGSIKDVFDKMQHPYTQALFRSIPLPGADKNTRPLKAIPGNFPLPHERPEGCNFGPRCDYFQAGLCDGGDIPMAGIRGDDRHFTRCLRFADIDWNAPIEAMAQHEATAPGKVVLKMENLKKYYEVAANALFGGSSGKKVVKANETLSFEARESETLAIVGESGCGKSTFAKVLMGLETATEGQILLDNRNIEQIPIEKRDTQTVADVQMVFQNPFDTLNPSMTVGRQIIRALEVFGIGDTDQARRDEMLRLLDLVKLPREFAERMPRQLSGGQKQRVGIARAFAGGARIVVADEPVSALDVSVQAAVTDLLMEIQRKQKTTLLFISHDLSIVRYLSDRVMVMYLGHVVELGTTDQVFAPPYHPYTEALLSAVPIADTRITKKHIVLEGDVPSAMNPPPGCPFQTRCRWKSEVPGGLCEREVPPVRELVPGHQVKCHLSQEMFNQMEPVITVAAE; encoded by the coding sequence ATGGCCAAGCTGGACTATGACGGGCCGATCCTCGAGATCGAGAACCTGTCGATTTCCTTTTTCACCCGGTTGCGCGAAATTCCGGCGGTGATGGATTTTTCCGTGACGGTGCAGCCCGGCGAGGCGGTGGGGCTGGTGGGCGAATCCGGCTGCGGCAAATCCACCGTGGCGCTGGGCGTGATGCAGGATCTGGGCGTGAATGGCCGCATCGTGGGCGGATCGGTGCGGTTCAAAGGCCGCGATCTGGCCAAGATGAGCGCCGCCGAATTGCGCGATATTCGCGGCAATGAAATCGCGATGATCTATCAGGAACCGATGGCGAGCCTGAACCCGGCGATGCGGATCGGCAAGCAACTGATCGAAGTGCCCATGATCCACGAGGGCATTTCCGAATCCGAGGCTTGGGTGCGGGCGCTGGAGGTGGTGCGCGATGTAAAGCTGCCCGATCCCGAACGCATCATGCGCAGCTATCCCCATCAGCTGAGCGGCGGACAGCAACAGCGCATCGTCATTGCCATGGCGCTGATGTCAAAACCGTCGCTCTTGATCCTCGATGAGCCGACGACCGCGCTTGATGTGACGGTCGAGGCGGCAGTGGTGGAGCTGGTCAAGGATCTGGGCAAGAAATACGGCACCTCGATGCTCTTCATCAGTCACAACCTTGGTCTGGTGCTGGAAACCTGCGACCGGATTTGCGTGATGTATTCCGGCGAGGCGGTTGAAACCGGCAGCATCAAGGATGTGTTCGACAAAATGCAGCATCCCTATACGCAGGCGCTATTCCGGTCGATCCCCCTGCCCGGCGCGGACAAGAACACGCGACCACTCAAGGCTATTCCGGGCAATTTCCCCCTGCCGCATGAACGCCCAGAGGGCTGCAATTTCGGACCGCGCTGCGATTATTTTCAGGCGGGCCTGTGCGATGGCGGCGATATTCCCATGGCGGGGATCAGGGGCGATGACCGGCATTTCACCCGCTGTCTGCGGTTTGCCGACATTGATTGGAACGCCCCGATCGAGGCCATGGCGCAACATGAGGCGACCGCGCCGGGCAAGGTCGTGCTCAAGATGGAGAACCTCAAGAAATATTACGAGGTGGCAGCCAATGCGCTGTTTGGTGGGAGCAGCGGCAAAAAGGTGGTCAAGGCCAATGAAACTCTGAGTTTCGAGGCCCGCGAGAGCGAGACGCTGGCGATTGTGGGCGAGTCGGGCTGTGGCAAATCCACATTCGCCAAGGTCTTGATGGGGCTAGAGACCGCGACCGAGGGGCAAATCCTGCTGGATAACCGCAATATCGAGCAGATCCCGATTGAGAAGCGCGATACGCAAACCGTGGCCGATGTGCAGATGGTGTTTCAAAACCCGTTCGATACGCTCAACCCGTCGATGACGGTGGGCCGCCAGATCATCCGCGCGCTTGAGGTGTTTGGCATCGGCGACACGGATCAGGCGCGCCGCGACGAGATGCTGCGCCTGCTTGATCTGGTGAAACTGCCGAGGGAATTTGCCGAACGTATGCCGCGTCAACTGTCGGGCGGGCAGAAACAGCGCGTGGGCATCGCCCGCGCCTTTGCCGGCGGTGCGCGCATCGTGGTGGCGGATGAACCGGTGTCGGCGCTGGATGTGAGCGTGCAGGCGGCGGTGACGGATCTCTTGATGGAGATTCAGCGCAAGCAAAAGACGACCCTTCTCTTCATCAGCCACGACCTTAGCATCGTGCGTTATCTGAGTGATCGGGTGATGGTGATGTATCTTGGGCATGTCGTGGAACTGGGCACCACCGATCAGGTGTTCGCCCCCCCCTATCACCCCTATACCGAGGCGTTGCTTTCGGCCGTGCCGATTGCCGATACGCGGATCACCAAGAAACATATCGTGCTTGAGGGTGATGTGCCTTCGGCCATGAACCCGCCGCCCGGCTGCCCGTTCCAGACGCGGTGCCGATGGAAATCAGAGGTGCCGGGGGGCCTGTGCGAACGCGAGGTGCCGCCGGTGCGTGAACTGGTGCCGGGGCATCAGGTGAAATGCCACCTGTCGCAAGAGATGTTCAACCAGATGGAGCCGGTGATCACGGTGGCGGCGGAATAG
- the ald gene encoding alanine dehydrogenase produces the protein MKIGCPTEIKPQEFRVGMTPNAAKEAVGHGHEVLIQSGAGLGAGFDDAAYEAAGAKIVGTATEIFAQSDMVVKVKEPQAGERKMLREGQVLFTYLHLAPDPEQTKDLLASGATCIAYETVTDRAGGLPLLAPMSEVAGRLAPQVGAWTLQKANGGRGVLMGGVPGVGPARVIVIGGGVVGTHAAKIAAGMGADVTVLDRSLPRLRYLDDVFGGSFKTGYSSAGLLEELLPQADMVIGAVLIPGAAAPKLVRRDQFGMMKPGSVLVDVAIDQGGCFETSRATTHQDPIYEVDGIMHYCVANMPGAVARTSTLALGNATMPFMLALADKGWKRACAEDVHLLNGLNVHAGQLTYAAVGEALGIATVDPKSLI, from the coding sequence ATGAAAATAGGTTGTCCGACGGAAATCAAGCCACAAGAATTCCGCGTAGGCATGACGCCCAATGCCGCAAAAGAGGCGGTGGGTCATGGCCATGAAGTGCTGATCCAATCCGGCGCAGGCCTTGGAGCCGGGTTTGACGATGCCGCTTATGAGGCGGCAGGCGCCAAGATTGTTGGCACCGCCACAGAGATTTTCGCACAGTCCGACATGGTGGTGAAGGTCAAGGAACCGCAGGCCGGCGAGCGCAAGATGCTGCGCGAGGGGCAGGTTCTGTTCACCTATCTTCATCTGGCACCGGACCCTGAGCAAACCAAGGATTTGTTGGCCTCGGGTGCGACCTGCATCGCCTATGAAACAGTGACGGATCGCGCGGGCGGTCTGCCGCTCCTTGCGCCGATGTCGGAAGTTGCCGGGCGCTTGGCGCCCCAAGTGGGCGCGTGGACGCTGCAAAAGGCCAACGGCGGGCGCGGCGTGCTTATGGGCGGTGTGCCCGGTGTCGGACCGGCGCGGGTGATCGTGATCGGCGGCGGCGTGGTGGGCACGCATGCGGCCAAAATCGCCGCAGGCATGGGCGCGGATGTGACCGTGCTCGATCGCTCTTTGCCGCGTCTGCGCTATCTCGATGATGTGTTTGGGGGCAGCTTCAAGACCGGTTATTCCTCGGCCGGGTTGCTGGAAGAATTGCTGCCGCAGGCGGATATGGTGATCGGCGCGGTTCTGATCCCCGGTGCCGCCGCACCCAAGCTGGTGCGCCGCGATCAGTTCGGCATGATGAAGCCGGGATCGGTGCTGGTGGATGTGGCGATTGACCAAGGCGGATGCTTTGAAACCTCGCGCGCCACAACGCACCAAGACCCGATTTATGAGGTCGACGGGATCATGCATTACTGCGTGGCCAATATGCCGGGGGCCGTTGCGCGCACCTCGACGCTGGCACTGGGCAATGCGACGATGCCCTTTATGCTGGCGCTGGCCGACAAGGGCTGGAAACGCGCCTGTGCCGAGGATGTGCATTTGCTCAACGGTCTGAATGTGCATGCCGGTCAGTTGACCTATGCCGCTGTCGGCGAGGCGCTGGGGATAGCCACGGTTGATCCCAAATCGCTGATCTAA
- a CDS encoding ABC transporter permease, whose amino-acid sequence MEPLSWSEIALRMLGLFLPVWIALIVTFALSITFKRRLGLYGKLFDSPIGMVGFAMVMFWVFTGIFGGAFDMILTHDVLSQSATMKNKGPGTPFTQMMGTPDPGAYPYYLLGGDNLGRDVFSRMIAGAWEVIKIAPFASMFSFMVGITLGLPAGYYGGRLDTLLSFMANLILAFPVILLFYLLVTPEIVQTGIPVYMAAVLFLFPIIFLLLLWNSRYHTQPSRRNVYVGVTLVIGLWLYSGIAWDADPLGLVSFPPNLLVVFVAVVFVNSPTVFRIVRGLTMDIKTRDYVAAAQTRGERPWYIMLWEILPNARGPLLVDFCLRIGYTTILLGTLGFFGLGLSPESPDWGSTINDGRKLLTMYLHPALPPAFALLSLVLGLNLLADGLREESLRD is encoded by the coding sequence ATGGAACCATTAAGCTGGAGCGAGATTGCCCTGCGGATGCTGGGGCTGTTCCTGCCGGTCTGGATCGCGCTGATTGTGACCTTTGCGCTGTCGATCACCTTCAAGCGGCGTCTGGGTCTCTATGGCAAGCTGTTTGACAGCCCCATCGGGATGGTCGGCTTTGCCATGGTGATGTTCTGGGTGTTCACCGGCATCTTTGGCGGTGCGTTCGACATGATCCTGACGCATGACGTGCTGTCGCAATCCGCCACAATGAAGAACAAAGGGCCGGGCACGCCCTTTACCCAGATGATGGGCACGCCCGATCCGGGGGCCTATCCCTATTACCTTTTGGGCGGGGATAATCTGGGCCGGGATGTCTTTAGCCGAATGATCGCGGGCGCGTGGGAGGTCATCAAGATCGCGCCCTTTGCGAGCATGTTCTCCTTCATGGTGGGCATCACGCTGGGCCTGCCTGCGGGCTATTATGGTGGGCGGCTGGACACGCTTTTGTCGTTCATGGCCAACCTGATCCTCGCCTTTCCGGTGATCCTGTTGTTTTACCTGCTGGTCACGCCCGAAATCGTGCAGACGGGCATACCCGTCTATATGGCGGCGGTGCTGTTTCTTTTTCCGATCATATTTCTGCTGCTGTTGTGGAATTCGCGCTATCACACGCAACCGTCGCGGCGGAACGTCTATGTGGGGGTCACGTTGGTGATTGGCCTCTGGCTCTATTCCGGGATTGCCTGGGATGCCGATCCGCTGGGGCTGGTCAGCTTTCCGCCCAACCTCTTGGTGGTGTTCGTGGCGGTTGTGTTCGTCAATTCACCCACGGTTTTCCGGATCGTGCGCGGCCTGACCATGGATATCAAAACCCGCGATTACGTGGCGGCTGCGCAGACACGGGGCGAGCGACCTTGGTACATCATGCTGTGGGAAATCCTGCCCAATGCGCGCGGGCCGCTCTTGGTCGATTTCTGCCTGAGGATTGGCTATACGACGATCCTTTTGGGCACGCTCGGGTTCTTTGGTCTGGGGCTCAGCCCCGAGAGCCCGGATTGGGGCAGCACCATCAATGACGGGCGTAAATTGCTGACGATGTATCTGCATCCCGCACTTCCGCCGGCCTTTGCCCTCTTGTCTTTGGTGCTCGGCCTAAACCTCTTGGCGGATGGTCTGCGCGAAGAAAGCCTGCGTGATTGA
- a CDS encoding ABC transporter permease — MAMFILRRVGVMILTALCLTFIVFFLTNLYPNLEKLAKTQGDFRMSDEEVASYLGRNGYLQPMAVKYGQWLGVVPGFVILDRDGVTRGQCIEPGTAPEDAPRFCGILQGDWGYSTVFREDVGKILGDKLALTGRLMFWVMVLMVPSALILGILAGMREESRTDRTLSTFAITTTATPEYVSGVLFIAVFASTAVGLKWFKGTATAAMDNPTFENFFLPVLTIALYGMGYIARMTRASMAEVMTAQYIRTARLKGVSFPNVVMKHALRNALIAPFTVIMLQFPWLLNGVVIVETLFNYKGFGWTLVQAAGNNDIELLLGVSVISVVVVLVTQLISDIGYVFLNPRISVR; from the coding sequence ATGGCCATGTTCATCCTGCGCCGTGTTGGGGTCATGATCCTGACGGCGCTCTGTCTGACATTTATCGTCTTTTTCCTGACCAATCTTTATCCCAACCTCGAAAAGCTGGCCAAGACCCAAGGCGACTTTCGCATGAGCGATGAGGAAGTGGCCAGTTATCTGGGCCGCAATGGCTATTTGCAGCCGATGGCGGTGAAGTATGGGCAATGGCTGGGCGTGGTGCCGGGCTTCGTGATCCTTGATCGCGACGGGGTGACGCGCGGGCAGTGCATCGAACCGGGCACCGCCCCTGAGGATGCGCCACGGTTCTGCGGCATCCTGCAAGGCGACTGGGGCTATTCCACCGTGTTCCGCGAGGATGTGGGCAAGATCCTTGGCGACAAGCTGGCGCTGACAGGCAGGCTGATGTTCTGGGTGATGGTGTTGATGGTGCCCTCGGCCCTGATCCTTGGCATCTTGGCGGGGATGCGTGAGGAGTCGCGCACCGACCGCACGCTGTCGACTTTTGCCATCACCACCACGGCCACACCGGAATATGTGTCGGGCGTGCTTTTCATCGCGGTGTTTGCCAGCACTGCCGTGGGCCTCAAATGGTTCAAGGGCACGGCGACGGCGGCGATGGATAACCCGACGTTCGAGAATTTCTTTTTGCCGGTTCTGACCATCGCGCTCTATGGTATGGGCTATATCGCGCGGATGACGCGGGCCTCTATGGCCGAGGTGATGACCGCGCAATATATCCGCACCGCGCGCCTCAAAGGCGTGAGTTTCCCGAATGTCGTGATGAAACACGCGCTGCGCAACGCGCTTATCGCGCCCTTTACGGTGATCATGCTGCAATTCCCATGGCTTTTGAATGGGGTCGTGATTGTTGAAACCCTGTTCAACTACAAGGGCTTTGGCTGGACGCTGGTGCAGGCGGCGGGCAACAATGACATCGAATTGCTGCTGGGGGTTTCAGTGATCTCTGTGGTGGTGGTGCTGGTGACGCAGCTGATTTCAGACATCGGCTATGTCTTTCTCAATCCGCGCATCAGCGTGCGCTAG